The segment GTTGCACGCGAGCCATCGCCCGCGAGACGACGGCCTCGGTTTCGCGATCCGTGAGGCCGTCGGACTGATCGATCTCGATCGTCTCGTCGTAGCGGTAGCCGTCGTAGGTGCCGAGGTGCTCCTCGGTCGGGGAGGTTGGCCGGTCGGGGAGTCCCGGCTGGTAGCCGACAGTGCATCCGGCCAGCACCACCGCCACGAGCAGGGCGATGGCGACCGTCGGCCGTCGAGTCATTGCCGTGACTACGGGACCGCAGTATCAAAAACCCGCCGCGAGTCTCCGTCACCGGATCTCGTAGCGGGCGACCGTGCCGTTTCCGCAGGTCGGACACTCGTCGAGTTCCGACTCCAGCGTCGTCCCGCAGTGGCGGCACTCGTAGACAGTATCGTTCCCGAGCAGGGTTCGGACGCGTGTGAGCAGTGTCATCGCTGTTTCCCCTCCGTCGGTCGCGCCGGTCGGCCCGCCGCGGCTCCGACGGCCTCATCCGTCGTTCGTGGCGGAGCGCTAATAATGGGGCCGACCTTTCAACCGATGGACTGCGGCGTGTTGGACACGTTCGTGGATATCGGTTCGGTAGCTCAGTCGGGTCCGGCCGCCGGCCAGACGGTCGACAACCAACCGAACGTCTGCGCCCGGAGTCGTTTCTCGCCGGCCCGGGAGAATCGGTGGCCCTCCCCCGCGTACTTCGCAACGAGCACGTCGGCGTCCAGCGCCGCGGCGGCCTCGAAGGTGTCGGCGATCGGGACCGACTCGTCGTCGCTCCCGTGAAAGAGCGCCACCGGGAGATCGAGCGCGTCCACCACGTCCGCGAACGCGTACCCGTCGAAGTCGTCGAAAAAGCGGCGGTCGATCGCGTGGTCGGCGTCGTACCGAAGGACGCCTTCGGAGTCGATGATCTCGCGGTATTCGTCGAACGCGCGATTGTACGTCACCGGCGCTCGAGCGACGATCACGACCGGTTCGCCGATCCCGCTCGGTCGGCCCGCCCGTGCGGCCGCGTGAAACGCGACCTTCGCTCCGAAACTGGAGCCGAACAGTGCGTACGACGGCGGATCGAACCGCTCGACCACGGCGAGCAGGTCGTCGATCCGGGTCGTCAGCGTCGCGTCGGCGAACGCGCCGTCGGACTCGCCGCTCCCCCGGAAGTCGAACCGGACGGCGTGGTAGCCCTCCTCCACCGCGCGCTCGCACCGCGTCTCGTAGCTTCCCGTCTTGTCGCTGCGAAACCCGTGACAGAAAACGAGCCACTGGTCGCCATCGCTCGCCGCCTCGTGGTGAACCGCCGAGACAGTCTTCCCGTCGACTGGTATCTCGTGTTCGACCTGCATTGTCGACGCTCCGCGTTCCGCCACCGTATCTGTTCCCGTCGGTTCTCGGCCGTTGCCCCCGACACGATCCCCGCCCCGAAACGTTCTAAGACCCCCGTGTGGAACGTGTGGTATGAGCTACCATCACATTGCAGTCTCCGACCTCGATCAGTGGGACAACCGAGACGCGGACGTGCGATCGATCAGCGTCGCCGCCGGCCTCGACTTTCAGAACGCGCCCTTCGGGCTCCGCGTCTACGAGGCCGAACCGGGCCAACAGCTCCCGCTGCGGTATCACTATCACGACGAACAGACGGAGGCGTTCTACGTCCTAGAAGGGACGCTCCATGTCGAGACGCCTAGGGGCGAGTTCGTTGTCGACGCCGACGAGGTGTTGGTCGTCGACCCCGGCAACGCCCACCGCGCGCACAACCCCGAGGACGCCGACGCCCCCGTCCGGGCGTTGGCGATCGGCGCGCCCACGGTCGACGACGCGCACGGCTACGAGCCCGAGGCATGATCGGTCACACCCGGTCGATCGGCCCCTCGTCCCGCGCCTCACCGAGCGAGAACGGCGACCGCTCGGCGAGGAGTCGAAGCGGGAGGACGAGGTAGTAGATCGGGTGGAGCGCGCCCGGCAGGGGCACGAGTCGGTACTCCGAGAGCCCCGGGTGCAGCCGCGAGTGGTACAGCACGGTTCGCAGCGAATCGCCGACCGAGTCGGTCGCCCGCGCCGTGTAGGCGACCCGATCGCGCCGCTCGGGGCGGGTCGTCCGCTCCGCGCAGAGCTCCTCGACGGCCGCCGCGGCGAGGCGATCGGCGCGCGAGTCGGCCTCGACACGCGAGCGAACGGCGTCGGGAACGGATACGTCGAAGAGCCGATCGATCAGCGCCGCCCCGATGAGCAGCCGTCTCTCGTCGCCGTGCCGCCGCGCTTCCGCGAGCAGATCCGGCCAGTCCACGTCGGTCGCCGCCAGTGCCGCGACGAAGTCGCAGGCCCACTTCAGGAGGTGCCACTTGTGTTTGGTGCCGTGAAACGCCAGCATTCGGAGCCGATCCTCGGGGGCGAGCGCGGGGACGTCGTAGCCGGCGACCGCGACCGTCTCCCGGCGCTCCCAGCACGTTTCGACGTCCGGCGCGAACGGCTGGTCGGCGTCGCCGATGCGCCACCGAACCTCGACGTTCGCCCGGTCGCGCTGCAGTTCGTACTCGGCCACCAGCGGCTTCGTGAACGGCCCGCCAAGGATCGCCGCGTCGTCGAGTCTCGGCGCGTCCACCCACTCGTACCCGGCGGCCTCGAGCACGTCCACGGCCGCGGTAACGTCCTCGCGAGGGACGAGGACGTCGAGGTCCCCGTACGCGCGCATTCCGATCTCGCCGTGGGCGAACGCTTCGAGCACCGGCCCCTTGAACGGGAGCGCGCGAACGCCGCGCGCCTCGAACGCTTCAAGGAGTTCGCGAAGCTCCGATGCGGACCGGATGTTGCGCATCGCGGTCGATCTGGTCCGCTCGGTCAGCGCCGACCGAACGCGCTCCGGAACGCCGATCCCGGCTTCGGACGCGTCGAGCTCCTGTACGCCCCGGTTCAAAAGCGGCGTGACGCCGTGTCGCCGGCCTAGCTCGAGGACTCGATCCCAGTCGGGGTCTCGGGCGAGCACCGCGTCGAGGCGCTCGCCCGTCGCCACCGCACCGTCGGGTCGGACACACCGCGCGAGGAGTTCGAACTCCGGGGTCGCCTCGGTCAACATGTGTCTTCGAGGTCCCCGATCACTCGCTCGACGAGCCGCGGCAACCCCCCGAGATTGCGCGGCCGTCGGAGGCGTTTGACGTCGACCGCCGCCGCGAGTTTGGCGCACTGACCGAAGTTCGAGACCGCGGTCGCGTCGTCCGAAAGCAGCCCGGCAGTGTAGGTGTTCTCGATCAGTTTCATCATCCGCATCTCGGGGCTGAACCCCGCGACCTCGAAGCGCTTGCCGTCCTCCAGCACGTAGACGCGCTCCAGCCGAACCGGTTCGGACGGCTGCTCGTACGGAAGCGGATGGAAGTGTCGCTCCCGCGCGTCGCTGATCCCCCGAGGCTCGCCGACGGGGACGTCGAAGCGGTCGACGACCGCCGGATCGAGTTTGATCGCGGGATAGCCGCCGCGAACCGCGGCCCCGTCGTCGCCGAACGCGATCGTCGCCACGTCATCGCTCAGGACTCGGTACCCATCCAGCAGGAAGGCCATCGCGGTCGTCGTCTTCCCCTGCCCGGATTCGCCGAGGAAGGCGACCGCGGAGCCCTCGACGTCGACGACGCTCGCGTGCAACACGAAGTGTCCGCGCTGGTGAAGCAGATGGTTGAACGCCGGCCCGAGGACGACGTGTCTGAGGACCTCGTTCGGCACGTCCCCCTTCGGAGCGACGACGATCTCGCGCCCGTCCCGAACCGCGACATCGACGACCTCGAACGTCAGATAGTACTCGTCAGGGCCGACGTACTCGATCGTCCCCTCGTCGGCCCTCGCGCCCTCGGGTCGACCGATCTCGCCCACGGTGATCGTCACGTCCGCTTGCTCGCCCGCCGATCCGTCTCGTCTCGGAAGCTCCGGGAGGTCGAGATCCGAACGAACCGTCAGCCCGAATGCGGCGTACGACGGGGTCGCGGTCGCTCTCACGGGGGACACCTCCCGTCTCCGCATCGCTCGGTTGATACTCCGTCGACCCACGCACGCTCGCTGGCGTCCACCCACATGCGCTACGTCTATCACCTCGGTCGAGTATATTTATGCGCTTGATAACTCGCGGTTTCGCATGCCGGCGCGCTCCCGTGTTCGACTGCAAAAATGGTGTCCGTGTAGGGTGTGGAGCGCGGACTGGTCCTGCGAATCAGCCCGAGCGTCCATCGGCGGCCGCGTTACGACCGATCACGACTGCTCGTTGTAGTTGTTGTCACCGTAGCCGCCGTCGTCCATCGATTCGGAGAGCTCCTCGACGCTCCCGTACGTTTCGACCGTCGGTGCTGCGTAGTCTTCCATGGGTTTGACACCCACATAGCACTCATCCAGTACTATCATTGTTATAACCTCTATTCGATTATTGTCTCGCTCAGTAGAACGTGCTTTCTTGGATACTTTCACCGCTTCTAATGTATACACGCGGCCGCCGCCGGTACCACACGCTCCCCTACGGCTCGATTTCGACGAGTTCCTCGTCGGCCATCGTCCGGACGAACTCGAGGACATCTCGCTCACAGGTCTCGGCCGGCACGTCGTACTCCTCCGTGATCGTCTCCACGATCCGCTGCACCGTCGTCGGCTCTTGGAGCAGTTCCCAGACTCGGGGGCCGACGCCGGTGAGCCCCTGATACATCCCCGTGTCGGTGTTGAGAAGCATCAACTCGCCGTCGACGGTGGTCGTCGTCGGGTGATCGCTCGCCGTAACGGTCGTGGTCGTGTCGACTGCGGACATGCGCTTCCGTCGGCACGGATGCATCATAGTTATTCATCGATTACGACACGTCTCAGTCGGAGGCTCTCCTCGACTCGTGTTAGTCGCGCTCTATAACAACTTCATAACTATCCTGTGGTACTCGCAGGTACGCGTATATGACGGAGCCGGACATCTCGACGACCGAAAAACTGCGCTCGTTGCAGGCGGTCGCTCACCACCGCCCAGTGTTCATGGGCTTCGTACTCGTGTTGAGTCTTCTCGGCACGCTGCTCGAAGGGATCGGACTCACGTTCCTGTTCCCTATCATCGAGGCCGCCCAGGCCGGCGGCGATGCGGCGCAGAACGCCGGCGGTGTCACGGGGCTCTTCCTCGAGGCGTATCTGGCGCTCGGGCTCCCGTTCACGCTCGAGTTTTTGATCGGCGGGCTCGCGGCCGTCATGGTCGTTCGATACTCCGTGACGTTTCTCTCGAGTTGGCTTGCGTCGATGCTCACCGTCGAGTACGAGCGGTACCTCCGGACGCACGCCTACGAACTCGCCTTGGGCGCGACCGTCTCCTATTACGATGACGAGGGATCAGACGACATTCTGAACGCTATCATCACGCAGACGCAGTACGCCAGCGGAGCCATCCAACAGATCCTCTCGCTCGTCCAGCAGACGCTGTTGTGTCTGATGTACGCGGCGATCGCGCTCTTCA is part of the Natronomonas salsuginis genome and harbors:
- a CDS encoding nucleotidyltransferase domain-containing protein, with translation MLTEATPEFELLARCVRPDGAVATGERLDAVLARDPDWDRVLELGRRHGVTPLLNRGVQELDASEAGIGVPERVRSALTERTRSTAMRNIRSASELRELLEAFEARGVRALPFKGPVLEAFAHGEIGMRAYGDLDVLVPREDVTAAVDVLEAAGYEWVDAPRLDDAAILGGPFTKPLVAEYELQRDRANVEVRWRIGDADQPFAPDVETCWERRETVAVAGYDVPALAPEDRLRMLAFHGTKHKWHLLKWACDFVAALAATDVDWPDLLAEARRHGDERRLLIGAALIDRLFDVSVPDAVRSRVEADSRADRLAAAAVEELCAERTTRPERRDRVAYTARATDSVGDSLRTVLYHSRLHPGLSEYRLVPLPGALHPIYYLVLPLRLLAERSPFSLGEARDEGPIDRV
- a CDS encoding PqqD family peptide modification chaperone, which translates into the protein MSAVDTTTTVTASDHPTTTTVDGELMLLNTDTGMYQGLTGVGPRVWELLQEPTTVQRIVETITEEYDVPAETCERDVLEFVRTMADEELVEIEP
- a CDS encoding cupin domain-containing protein; its protein translation is MSYHHIAVSDLDQWDNRDADVRSISVAAGLDFQNAPFGLRVYEAEPGQQLPLRYHYHDEQTEAFYVLEGTLHVETPRGEFVVDADEVLVVDPGNAHRAHNPEDADAPVRALAIGAPTVDDAHGYEPEA
- a CDS encoding alpha/beta hydrolase family protein; translated protein: MQVEHEIPVDGKTVSAVHHEAASDGDQWLVFCHGFRSDKTGSYETRCERAVEEGYHAVRFDFRGSGESDGAFADATLTTRIDDLLAVVERFDPPSYALFGSSFGAKVAFHAAARAGRPSGIGEPVVIVARAPVTYNRAFDEYREIIDSEGVLRYDADHAIDRRFFDDFDGYAFADVVDALDLPVALFHGSDDESVPIADTFEAAAALDADVLVAKYAGEGHRFSRAGEKRLRAQTFGWLSTVWPAAGPD